The proteins below come from a single Natranaerofaba carboxydovora genomic window:
- a CDS encoding 2-oxoacid:acceptor oxidoreductase family protein, which yields MSTEEVTLDKILEIRWHARGGQGAVTAAKTLAEMSLIRDMFFQAFPEYGPERMGAPIQCFNRLSKNEISVYCGVTDPSIVLVVDPTLLDVVDVTHGMTEDGIVIVNTHQSPESIRGQLNVSDENKVYTVDATHISMDALGRFMPNIPMLGAFLKVTGLITLDQAKEFLNDSFGKKFPQKIVDKNIEAMERAYQEVKGE from the coding sequence ATGTCAACAGAAGAAGTAACATTAGATAAGATTTTAGAAATTCGCTGGCATGCGCGTGGTGGACAAGGTGCAGTTACTGCTGCAAAAACTTTGGCAGAAATGTCACTTATAAGGGATATGTTTTTTCAAGCATTTCCTGAGTATGGTCCTGAAAGAATGGGTGCACCAATTCAGTGTTTTAACCGTTTGAGTAAAAACGAAATTTCTGTTTATTGTGGTGTAACTGACCCTTCAATTGTTCTAGTGGTTGACCCAACATTATTGGACGTTGTTGATGTAACACATGGAATGACTGAGGACGGCATCGTTATTGTAAACACCCATCAGTCTCCGGAGTCAATTAGGGGACAATTAAATGTTTCAGATGAGAACAAGGTGTATACTGTCGATGCAACTCACATTTCAATGGATGCCTTAGGACGCTTTATGCCTAACATCCCAATGTTAGGAGCTTTTCTAAAAGTTACTGGTTTAATCACACTAGACCAAGCAAAAGAGTTTTTAAATGATTCTTTCGGTAAGAAATTTCCACAGAAAATAGTTGATAAAAATATTGAAGCAATGGAACGTGCATATCAGGAGGTGAAGGGCGAATGA
- the porD gene encoding pyruvate synthase subunit PorD has product MKWDISDIKNWSWDKHPRGAIISEPGNSEKFKTGGWRSLRPIHDQEKCVHCLTCFIFCPDSSIKVEDEKMKEIDLEFCKGCGICAEECPKDAIEMIDEMKALDEENK; this is encoded by the coding sequence ATGAAATGGGATATAAGCGATATTAAAAATTGGAGCTGGGATAAGCATCCAAGAGGTGCAATTATATCCGAGCCTGGAAATTCAGAAAAATTTAAAACAGGGGGATGGCGTTCTCTTAGGCCCATCCATGACCAGGAAAAATGTGTTCATTGCCTCACCTGTTTTATCTTTTGCCCTGATAGCTCTATAAAAGTAGAAGACGAGAAGATGAAGGAGATAGATTTAGAGTTTTGTAAAGGTTGCGGAATATGCGCTGAAGAATGTCCCAAGGATGCTATTGAAATGATTGACGAAATGAAAGCTTTAGATGAGGAAAATAAATAA
- the porA gene encoding hypothetical protein — MAIENKSTVAYVGTDAVAEAMRQINPDVVAAYPITPQTAIVETFSTMAANGLVDTEMVNVESEHSAMSATIGASASGSRAMTCTSSQGLGLMWETLYIASGLRLPIVMPNVNRALSAPINIHCDHSDSMGARDSGWIQLFSENAQEAYDNTIQAIKIAENSNVYLPVMVLLDGFIISHAIERMELLEDNKVKDFVGEVNTPYSLLDPNNPVTVGSFDGLYGYYFEFKKQQEEAMKNSFSVIKEVGEDFGKLSGRSYEFFETEYMEDAEFGFLVLGSAAGTVRHHVKCLRENGIPAGMIKLRTYRPFPGKELVEATSHLKALAVMDRSDTFAGGMGGPVFMDLRSAYYDYDKKPLMTNYIYGLGGRDLSVELVQQATEEMQDIVRNGEVKQTVNYLGLKE, encoded by the coding sequence ATGGCTATTGAAAATAAATCAACGGTAGCTTATGTAGGAACGGATGCAGTAGCTGAAGCCATGCGCCAGATTAACCCGGACGTAGTAGCAGCTTATCCTATTACTCCTCAGACAGCTATCGTAGAAACATTTTCAACTATGGCTGCAAACGGCTTAGTTGATACGGAAATGGTTAATGTTGAAAGTGAGCATAGTGCTATGAGTGCTACCATTGGTGCTTCAGCAAGTGGAAGTAGAGCGATGACTTGTACATCATCACAGGGTCTCGGTTTGATGTGGGAGACTTTATATATTGCTTCAGGATTAAGACTACCTATAGTTATGCCTAATGTGAACCGTGCCCTTTCTGCTCCTATTAATATACATTGTGACCACAGTGATAGTATGGGGGCAAGGGATTCAGGATGGATACAGTTATTTTCCGAGAATGCACAGGAAGCGTACGATAATACAATACAAGCTATTAAAATTGCAGAGAATAGCAATGTTTACTTGCCTGTTATGGTGCTACTTGATGGTTTTATAATATCTCACGCCATCGAAAGAATGGAACTTTTAGAGGACAACAAGGTTAAGGATTTTGTGGGTGAAGTAAATACGCCTTATTCACTATTAGATCCTAATAACCCCGTAACTGTAGGTTCTTTTGACGGTTTATATGGGTACTATTTTGAATTTAAGAAGCAGCAAGAAGAAGCTATGAAAAATTCTTTCTCTGTGATTAAAGAAGTTGGAGAAGACTTTGGTAAGCTTTCAGGTCGTTCGTATGAATTCTTTGAAACCGAGTATATGGAAGATGCTGAGTTTGGATTTTTAGTACTTGGTTCTGCTGCAGGAACGGTTAGACACCACGTGAAGTGTTTAAGAGAAAATGGTATACCTGCAGGTATGATCAAACTTCGTACCTATAGGCCCTTTCCAGGTAAAGAATTGGTAGAGGCTACTTCACACTTAAAAGCTTTAGCGGTAATGGATCGCTCTGACACATTTGCTGGTGGAATGGGAGGTCCTGTATTTATGGATCTTCGTTCAGCTTATTATGATTATGACAAAAAACCACTTATGACTAATTATATTTACGGCCTTGGTGGACGAGATCTTTCTGTAGAATTAGTACAGCAAGCAACCGAAGAGATGCAGGATATCGTAAGAAATGGAGAAGTAAAGCAGACTGTAAATTATTTAGGGTTAAAGGAATAG
- a CDS encoding thiamine pyrophosphate-dependent enzyme encodes MSTRLKDLSKKDEILKGGHRLCAGCGASIAVRQILKGLPDDVELVVSNPTGCLEVSTTIYPYTSWNCSYIHSAFENVASTLSGVESAYRSLKKQGKTDKDYRFVVFAGDGGTYDIGFQALSGALERNHRMVYVCYNNEAYMNTGIQRSGATLKGAWTTTSPHGEESYGKAENRKDLTSIVAAHDIPYVAQASISNWRDAVKKAQKAFEADGPAFINILSPCHRGWRYPMEQTVEVAKKAVETCAWPLYEVENGEYNLTGKVKEKKPVEEYLKMQGRFAHLFKKEENKEVLDSIQQYIDEKWERIKYLAGEE; translated from the coding sequence ATGTCTACTAGATTAAAGGACTTATCAAAAAAAGATGAAATTCTTAAAGGTGGCCACAGACTTTGTGCAGGATGCGGTGCATCTATAGCTGTTAGACAGATATTAAAAGGACTTCCGGATGATGTAGAACTGGTTGTTTCAAATCCAACTGGTTGTTTAGAGGTTTCTACTACTATTTATCCATATACATCCTGGAATTGCTCCTATATTCATAGTGCTTTTGAAAACGTAGCTTCAACACTAAGTGGTGTTGAAAGTGCGTATAGATCTCTTAAAAAGCAGGGCAAAACTGATAAAGATTATCGTTTTGTTGTTTTTGCTGGTGATGGAGGAACTTATGATATAGGGTTTCAGGCGCTATCTGGTGCTTTAGAAAGAAACCATCGGATGGTTTATGTATGTTACAACAATGAGGCTTATATGAATACAGGGATACAGCGCTCTGGAGCTACTTTAAAAGGTGCATGGACTACAACTAGTCCTCACGGAGAAGAGAGTTATGGTAAAGCCGAAAACCGAAAGGATTTGACTTCAATTGTAGCAGCACATGACATACCTTATGTTGCACAAGCTTCTATAAGTAACTGGAGAGATGCTGTCAAAAAAGCGCAAAAAGCCTTCGAAGCTGACGGGCCTGCGTTTATCAATATTTTGTCACCTTGTCATAGAGGTTGGCGCTATCCTATGGAACAGACAGTGGAAGTTGCCAAAAAAGCGGTTGAAACTTGTGCTTGGCCGTTGTATGAAGTTGAAAATGGAGAATATAATTTAACTGGTAAAGTAAAAGAGAAAAAGCCAGTAGAAGAATATTTGAAGATGCAGGGTAGATTTGCACATTTATTCAAGAAAGAAGAAAACAAAGAAGTTTTAGACTCTATTCAGCAGTATATCGATGAAAAATGGGAGAGAATAAAGTATCTAGCTGGAGAAGAGTAA
- a CDS encoding transketolase C-terminal domain-containing protein, whose product MANNPIEDEKRVFITGNEVVVWAAFAAGAKMLYGYPITPQNEIMHYWTKYAPEYNRDFLQTEDEISAGFYTIGAVLGGVKTFTATAGPGNTLFQEPMSMAEMMRIPTVSIITQRGGPSTATVIYSQQEVTMTCFGANGEGFRIVYSTADHQELYDYTIKAFNTAWKYRFPTFVLGDGYQAKMKESVEMYNPEKRGVRMVESKESIGTKGTPGIDRPPAHLRNTYNTEEELYEVVMDLAKSYEDVAPEITEYQSDKCDDAEIVLISHGIVFRAVREAAQILREKGIKVGYFRPITLRPFPEKELKEKTKNVKKIIVIESAYGQLKKLITDALYGSSSEILELYKPGMGLTSDEIIEKAMEEVSVKCQL is encoded by the coding sequence ATGGCAAATAACCCTATTGAAGATGAAAAAAGGGTATTTATAACTGGAAATGAGGTAGTTGTATGGGCTGCCTTTGCAGCAGGGGCAAAAATGTTATATGGATATCCTATAACCCCACAAAATGAAATTATGCATTACTGGACTAAATATGCTCCAGAATATAATAGAGATTTTTTGCAGACTGAAGATGAAATTTCTGCTGGTTTTTATACTATTGGTGCTGTATTGGGTGGGGTGAAAACTTTTACTGCTACTGCAGGCCCTGGTAATACTTTGTTTCAGGAGCCGATGTCAATGGCAGAGATGATGAGAATTCCTACGGTATCTATTATAACTCAAAGAGGAGGCCCTTCCACAGCTACAGTTATTTATTCACAGCAGGAAGTCACAATGACCTGTTTTGGTGCTAACGGTGAAGGATTTAGGATAGTTTATTCTACAGCAGACCATCAAGAACTATATGATTACACGATAAAAGCTTTTAATACTGCGTGGAAATATCGTTTTCCTACATTTGTTTTGGGGGATGGCTATCAGGCAAAAATGAAAGAATCCGTAGAGATGTATAATCCAGAAAAAAGAGGAGTTAGAATGGTCGAATCTAAAGAAAGCATTGGGACAAAAGGAACTCCAGGGATAGACCGACCGCCTGCTCATTTGCGAAATACATATAATACAGAAGAAGAACTTTATGAAGTAGTAATGGATTTAGCTAAAAGCTATGAAGATGTAGCGCCGGAAATTACCGAGTATCAAAGCGATAAATGTGATGATGCAGAAATTGTATTGATCTCTCATGGGATTGTGTTTAGAGCCGTTAGAGAGGCTGCCCAAATACTGAGGGAGAAAGGGATAAAGGTTGGATATTTTAGACCTATAACCCTTCGTCCTTTTCCTGAGAAAGAATTAAAAGAAAAAACCAAAAATGTCAAAAAAATTATAGTCATTGAATCAGCTTATGGACAGCTCAAAAAACTTATTACTGATGCGTTGTATGGATCTAGCTCGGAAATTTTAGAATTATATAAACCAGGAATGGGACTGACTTCAGATGAGATAATTGAGAAGGCTATGGAGGAGGTAAGTGTAAAATGTCAACTGTAA
- a CDS encoding thiamine pyrophosphate-dependent enzyme encodes MSTVKPPMPKSWYEKTKPHKFCPGCGHGLVLKVLGEAIDELELQDKAVFGCDIGCSLLAWDFFNLDSIQTHHGRTVPVIAGITRVREDLVGIAYMGDGGGYAIGSQHLVNAAMRDEPVTVILVNNANYGMTGGQMAPTTLPSQKTETSPFGRDEELTGSPTKGPEMIATTVKENAYIARGTIADLRKLKKYIKKALLNQIEKKSFSFVEAISSCPTNWRTNAEQTWDFVEREMTKYFDIGEIKKPDEEEK; translated from the coding sequence ATGTCAACTGTAAAGCCACCTATGCCAAAATCATGGTATGAAAAGACAAAACCACATAAATTTTGCCCGGGCTGTGGACATGGGCTTGTTCTAAAAGTGCTTGGAGAAGCAATCGATGAACTTGAACTGCAGGATAAAGCTGTGTTTGGTTGTGACATAGGATGCTCACTTCTTGCGTGGGATTTTTTCAATTTGGATAGTATACAAACCCACCATGGCAGAACAGTGCCGGTAATAGCAGGAATTACACGTGTGAGAGAAGACTTAGTAGGTATAGCGTATATGGGTGATGGTGGGGGTTATGCTATCGGTTCGCAGCATTTGGTTAATGCAGCGATGAGAGATGAACCTGTGACAGTAATATTAGTGAATAACGCTAACTATGGAATGACCGGTGGTCAAATGGCGCCTACCACATTACCGTCTCAAAAAACCGAGACTTCTCCATTTGGCAGAGATGAAGAACTAACGGGAAGCCCGACCAAAGGTCCAGAGATGATTGCTACAACAGTTAAAGAAAACGCATATATTGCAAGAGGAACAATTGCAGATTTAAGAAAACTAAAAAAATATATCAAAAAAGCACTTTTGAATCAAATAGAAAAAAAGAGTTTTTCATTTGTAGAAGCAATATCTAGCTGTCCAACTAACTGGCGGACAAATGCAGAACAGACATGGGATTTCGTTGAAAGAGAAATGACAAAGTATTTTGATATTGGTGAGATAAAAAAACCAGATGAGGAGGAAAAGTAG
- a CDS encoding 2-oxoacid:acceptor oxidoreductase family protein, with the protein MTEVATKITRIALAGEGGQGVQSVADILAEAANFEGQEALYIPNFGVEQRGGVSVAYVQISDKKIGSPKFTKGDIVIALSERAVRRTVQYVDKNTTLVYDSSLIEVPMVDNEALGRQAFETPAPENMAESTGRKVKEDPKIELPEAKKIIPIPANEIAKKELHPRVFNILILGVVIEVSKVLSSETVIKAIEYKLKDKFENNPKLKDMNFSAFEKGRNLIKEKGI; encoded by the coding sequence GTGACAGAAGTGGCAACAAAAATAACTCGGATTGCCCTTGCTGGTGAAGGTGGGCAGGGAGTTCAATCTGTAGCTGATATATTAGCTGAGGCTGCAAATTTTGAAGGACAAGAGGCACTTTATATTCCTAACTTTGGAGTAGAACAGCGTGGTGGCGTTTCAGTTGCTTATGTCCAAATTAGTGATAAAAAAATAGGTTCCCCAAAATTTACTAAAGGTGATATAGTAATAGCGCTAAGTGAAAGAGCTGTTAGAAGAACTGTTCAATATGTTGATAAAAACACTACCCTAGTATATGATAGCTCCCTGATTGAAGTTCCTATGGTAGATAATGAAGCTTTAGGTCGCCAAGCTTTTGAGACCCCTGCTCCAGAAAATATGGCAGAATCAACTGGAAGAAAAGTTAAAGAGGATCCAAAAATAGAACTGCCAGAGGCCAAAAAGATCATACCTATCCCTGCAAATGAGATAGCAAAAAAAGAGCTTCACCCAAGGGTATTTAACATATTAATACTTGGTGTAGTAATAGAAGTGTCAAAAGTACTTTCGTCTGAAACTGTAATTAAAGCAATTGAATACAAGCTAAAAGATAAATTTGAGAATAATCCTAAATTAAAAGATATGAATTTTTCAGCTTTTGAAAAAGGTAGGAACTTAATTAAAGAAAAAGGTATTTAA
- a CDS encoding 4Fe-4S dicluster domain-containing protein, producing the protein MKGLASEFSYEKIGYEKEDEGSWNIFPGLCKGCGLCKEKCPKSVITWSDELGVYGTPAVKCNIDGCILCGICQQVCPDTAIKVIRKKKEKKK; encoded by the coding sequence GTGAAAGGCTTAGCATCAGAGTTTAGTTACGAAAAAATTGGTTATGAAAAAGAAGATGAAGGCAGTTGGAATATATTCCCGGGACTCTGCAAAGGTTGTGGTTTATGTAAAGAAAAATGCCCCAAAAGCGTGATTACCTGGTCGGATGAGTTAGGTGTATATGGTACACCTGCAGTAAAATGTAATATTGATGGTTGTATTCTTTGTGGTATTTGCCAGCAAGTATGTCCAGATACAGCAATAAAAGTGATAAGAAAAAAGAAAGAAAAGAAAAAATAA
- a CDS encoding HD-GYP domain-containing protein → MVKYLIKELVIKMRAIPLDDQAVGKTLGKTIYDEKGRAILREGVTLTKKYIKALKQKGFTMAYIRNELVPDLEVNEAINEETRIKALKTLRETIENISHKNLTEKDFEKVSQVVNAIIDDIKNSNQVLFYLSNIKSFDNYLFQHSINVCIYSSIIGHALHLNQLDIKKLAVGAMLHDIGKAKLPPEILNKPRKLNQKEYEIIKKHPIEGYNILRNSSNISLISAHVAFTHHERLDGSGYPLGKKGKDNIHLYGQICAVADTFDAITSNRIYRKAIKPYEAADIIKENSGVTLNPHIIKKFFENISIYPTGSIVLLNSNRIGVVTKQIKNSPEKPTILIFSENFNIVEPYEIDLYKEKEDYIKVIIEKLPPSLEHKLSSSNYNHIISYL, encoded by the coding sequence ATGGTAAAATATTTAATTAAAGAATTGGTGATTAAAATGAGAGCTATTCCATTGGACGATCAGGCAGTAGGAAAAACTTTAGGGAAAACTATATATGACGAGAAAGGACGAGCTATTTTAAGGGAAGGTGTAACCTTAACTAAAAAATACATTAAAGCCTTAAAACAGAAAGGCTTTACAATGGCATATATTAGAAATGAGTTAGTTCCAGACCTAGAAGTAAATGAAGCTATTAATGAAGAAACAAGAATAAAAGCTTTAAAAACTTTGAGAGAAACAATAGAAAATATTTCTCACAAAAACCTGACCGAAAAAGATTTTGAAAAAGTATCACAAGTAGTAAATGCTATTATTGATGATATAAAAAATTCGAATCAAGTATTATTTTACCTTTCTAATATTAAATCTTTTGACAATTATTTATTTCAACATTCTATTAATGTTTGCATATATTCATCAATTATAGGCCATGCATTACACCTAAATCAACTAGACATAAAAAAGCTAGCCGTAGGTGCAATGCTACATGATATTGGTAAAGCTAAATTACCACCAGAAATATTAAATAAACCTAGAAAGCTAAATCAAAAAGAATACGAAATAATAAAAAAACATCCTATCGAAGGATATAATATATTAAGGAATTCTTCTAATATCTCCCTAATATCAGCCCATGTGGCATTTACTCACCATGAAAGATTAGACGGATCAGGATATCCGTTAGGTAAGAAGGGGAAAGACAACATTCATCTTTATGGTCAAATTTGCGCTGTTGCAGATACCTTTGATGCAATTACTAGCAACAGAATTTATAGAAAAGCTATTAAACCCTATGAAGCTGCAGATATCATTAAAGAAAACTCAGGTGTTACCCTTAATCCTCATATTATAAAAAAATTCTTTGAAAACATTTCAATTTATCCTACAGGCTCAATAGTATTATTAAATTCAAATCGCATAGGAGTTGTAACAAAACAAATAAAAAACTCACCCGAAAAACCAACCATTCTAATCTTTTCCGAAAATTTTAATATTGTAGAACCATATGAAATAGACCTTTATAAAGAAAAAGAAGATTACATTAAAGTTATAATTGAAAAGCTACCTCCATCCCTGGAACATAAATTATCGAGTTCTAATTATAACCACATAATTTCCTATTTATAA
- a CDS encoding cell division FtsA domain-containing protein translates to MGSKKNLFALDIGTRNVVGLVYQPVADGIKIRSFSKKDHDVRCMFDGQIHDINEVAEVVKEVKNELEKKLNLKLDKVAIAAAGRSLMTERSFTEKERDNIQRIDSDEISALELQAVQKAQAKIKEKAAKEDNNAEHHCVGYSIINYYLNGHPISNLNSQKGNKIGVEVIATFLPQVVIDGLEGVMEEVGLKISSLTLEPIAAINLAIPKELRMLNLALIDIGAGTSDIAITKDGTVVAYQMVPIAGDEITEKICQELLVDFNTAEKVKLSLDKAKSEIRYKDVIGANKSIEKTKLMEIIQPPLDKLADSLAKAILEVNQTAPSAVFCIGGGSQLPTLDDKLAGYLELDKDRVTIKGDENWDKIKNLRKSLKGPGSVTPLGIALSSCKGKDLGFFYVTINGRLVRLFGKDQVKVADALLAAGYKMKKLIASTGKGIKIELNGVERYFPGNTGEPAKIMVNGETAGLETIVKNNDDIYIEEAKQGSTRRLKAKELYYEVESKYFYLNGEKVSFPYEVLMNGERILPEKQITDGSKIEIKILNKVEDLAKNLELDLDEFDLIWNTKVLDKEDIIENKAELLCKRRQTEGSDNDNFDDKSDEKKVDERSQDNDVLIIEVNGDELEIAKTKEPKFLDIFKYVGFDTSAKKGDLIMKINEEPAEFTSPIKNGDRLTIFWSEEGMKKLERLD, encoded by the coding sequence ATGGGAAGCAAAAAAAACCTCTTTGCGCTCGATATTGGCACAAGAAATGTAGTTGGACTTGTATACCAACCAGTTGCAGATGGGATTAAGATAAGATCATTTAGTAAAAAAGATCATGATGTAAGATGTATGTTTGACGGACAAATTCATGATATTAATGAGGTAGCAGAAGTAGTCAAAGAGGTAAAAAATGAACTTGAAAAAAAGTTAAATTTAAAATTAGATAAAGTGGCTATAGCTGCTGCCGGACGTTCCCTTATGACTGAGAGGTCTTTTACTGAAAAAGAAAGAGACAATATACAGAGAATAGATAGTGATGAAATTTCTGCTCTTGAGCTACAGGCGGTTCAAAAAGCTCAGGCTAAGATAAAAGAAAAAGCAGCAAAAGAAGATAATAATGCAGAACATCATTGTGTTGGTTATTCAATTATAAATTATTATCTAAACGGACACCCTATTTCTAACCTTAATAGTCAAAAGGGAAATAAAATAGGTGTTGAAGTTATTGCCACATTTTTACCTCAGGTTGTAATCGATGGATTAGAGGGAGTCATGGAAGAAGTTGGCCTGAAAATTTCTAGCTTAACATTAGAACCTATAGCAGCTATAAATCTTGCAATTCCAAAAGAACTAAGGATGTTAAACCTTGCACTAATAGATATTGGTGCAGGTACTTCTGATATTGCCATAACTAAAGATGGTACAGTGGTAGCATATCAAATGGTACCTATAGCCGGAGATGAGATAACAGAAAAAATATGCCAAGAATTATTAGTAGATTTTAACACAGCGGAAAAAGTTAAATTATCTTTAGATAAAGCAAAAAGCGAAATACGCTACAAAGATGTAATTGGGGCAAACAAAAGTATTGAAAAAACCAAATTAATGGAAATAATTCAGCCTCCCCTAGATAAGCTTGCCGATTCATTAGCAAAAGCAATCCTCGAAGTAAATCAAACTGCACCTAGTGCTGTTTTTTGTATAGGTGGAGGTAGCCAACTCCCTACTCTAGATGACAAGTTGGCAGGGTATTTAGAATTAGATAAAGATAGAGTAACAATCAAAGGCGATGAAAACTGGGATAAGATCAAGAATTTAAGAAAAAGTTTGAAAGGCCCCGGAAGCGTTACTCCTTTGGGAATTGCTTTGAGTTCATGTAAAGGTAAGGATCTAGGTTTCTTTTATGTAACGATAAATGGAAGACTTGTAAGATTGTTTGGTAAAGACCAGGTTAAAGTAGCGGATGCTTTACTAGCTGCAGGATACAAGATGAAAAAATTAATTGCAAGTACTGGAAAAGGGATAAAAATAGAATTAAACGGAGTTGAAAGGTATTTTCCAGGAAATACCGGAGAACCTGCAAAGATAATGGTTAACGGCGAGACGGCTGGACTTGAAACAATTGTGAAAAATAATGACGATATTTATATTGAAGAAGCTAAACAGGGTAGTACTAGACGGTTAAAAGCTAAAGAACTTTATTATGAAGTAGAGTCAAAATATTTTTACTTAAATGGTGAAAAAGTAAGTTTTCCATATGAGGTCTTAATGAATGGGGAAAGAATTCTACCGGAAAAACAGATAACTGATGGAAGTAAAATAGAAATAAAGATATTAAATAAAGTTGAGGATTTAGCTAAGAATTTAGAACTAGACTTAGATGAATTTGATCTTATATGGAATACAAAAGTATTAGACAAAGAAGATATAATTGAAAATAAGGCAGAACTTTTGTGCAAAAGAAGACAAACTGAAGGATCTGATAATGATAATTTTGATGATAAAAGTGACGAAAAGAAAGTCGATGAAAGATCACAAGATAATGATGTATTAATAATTGAAGTTAATGGTGATGAATTAGAGATTGCTAAAACTAAAGAACCTAAGTTTTTAGATATTTTCAAATATGTTGGCTTCGATACCTCCGCTAAAAAAGGTGATTTAATAATGAAAATTAATGAAGAGCCTGCCGAATTTACTTCACCTATTAAAAATGGTGATAGGCTGACTATATTTTGGTCTGAAGAAGGTATGAAAAAGTTAGAGAGGTTAGACTGA
- a CDS encoding DUF523 domain-containing protein yields the protein MEAATIILVSACLIGIDCNYKGENNLESWVLDLCNSYLVIPVCPEQLGGLTTPRLPSELKEGDGESIWEGKKGCVINSKGEEFTQQFIFGAKQIIKISRIFGIRHAIMKDKSPSCGVFNIFDGSFSGNIIEGMGVTVAGLYYEGINIFSQKQKEEFSRMFLY from the coding sequence ATGGAGGCGGCAACAATTATATTAGTAAGTGCATGCTTGATTGGCATAGATTGTAATTATAAGGGTGAAAATAATCTTGAAAGCTGGGTATTAGACTTATGCAATAGCTACCTGGTTATTCCTGTATGTCCAGAGCAGCTTGGAGGACTTACAACGCCTAGGTTGCCTTCTGAGCTAAAAGAAGGTGATGGAGAATCAATTTGGGAGGGAAAAAAGGGCTGTGTAATAAACAGCAAAGGTGAAGAATTTACGCAGCAATTTATTTTTGGAGCAAAACAAATAATAAAAATTTCTAGGATTTTTGGCATAAGACATGCAATTATGAAAGATAAAAGCCCCTCTTGTGGGGTTTTTAATATATTTGATGGAAGTTTTTCTGGTAATATTATAGAAGGAATGGGAGTAACGGTGGCAGGTCTATACTATGAAGGGATAAATATTTTTTCACAAAAACAAAAAGAAGAGTTTAGCCGTATGTTTTTATATTGA